The following nucleotide sequence is from Caldilineales bacterium.
TCATCCCTCCATGACTCAATAGACAGAGTGACCAGACGCCTCCATTCTACGCCGATTTTGTCCTTCTGTGCTCCCGACTATTCAGTTGTCAATGTGCTTTATATTACATTTCACTGCCAAAGTCGAGGTGTCAGTGTGTTGAACATGATGGCCTCCATAGGCAGAGACATAACAGCCTCATCTTATCGCACCGACACCCTTCACGTCAATCGATTCTTCTTCCGCCCATACATCTCCTGCTGGTTTTTGGCCGCCCGCGCTTGCAGTTCTTCGCCTTCGACATGCCCCATCTGCCGGTAGAATTCGGCGTCGTAGGGCCGGGTCTTGATCACCACCGGCATGGGCACGGCATGGCCCAGGATCAGGGCCTGCTCGCGGGAATCCAGCCGGGCCAGCACCTCGCGCAACTCCTGCCCCCCGCTGACCCCCATGAACACCGCCCGGATGTCTTCCTCGTTGTCCAGGGCCAGGGTGACGCGCGTGCCCACCTGCGACATCACTTCGGGGTCGATGCCGCTGGGCCGCTGGTCGACGATCAGCAGGGTGACGTTGTATTTGCGCAGCTCGCGGGCGATGACGCCGAAAATGGTGTCGGCGGCGATCTCCGGCTCCAGGAACTTGTGCGCTTCCTCGATCGTGATCACCAATGGTCGCGGGCCTTTGTTCTTGTCGCCGAACGCCTTTTCCTTCATCTCGACATATTGCCGGTGAACGCGCCGGGTGAGGAAATTGGCCATCAGCAGGTAGGCCCCCAGGTCGCTGCCGTAGCGCCCGAACTCCAGCACCACACTGACGCCCGATTGCAGATACTCAAGGATGCGGCCCACCGAATCCTCCACCGCCTTGTCGGTGATGAAACTGTAGCGCCAGAAGCGCTCGAACTTGCGCCGCAGCGCCGCCAGGGTCTGCTGGGGCTGGCCCAGGTCTTCGGCCAGCGCCTTCAGCCCCGAAACCGATTCGTCGGCGCTGAGATAGGCATCGACCCACTCATCGGTCATGAAATCGCCCAGCCACGTCTTGCCCAGCCGCCGGCGCATGGCATACATGGCCCCCACCTGCGCCTCCGAAAGATGCAGCACCCCGGCCAACATCTCCAAGTCTTCGGGATCGATGTGCTCGTAGCCGATGGCGACGGTGAAATCAGGGTTGGAGCCGCGACGCTGGCTGGATTCGTCATCCAGGGTGAAAATCGTCACTTTGCCGGGGAAGATTTGTTTCAGGCCTTTCACGTGTTGTGTGGCGCCCTCGGATGACCCCTCCCAACCGTACTCGTTGTGCATGTCGAAGATCAGGTTGACCGCGGCATCGTTCTGGATGATCCCGGCCAGCAGCAGCCGGCTGAGGAAGGTCTTGCCTGTGCCCGACTTGCCGAACACCGCCGACGAGCGTTCGACGAAGCGCTCGAGGTTGAGCGTGATCTTGACGTTCTCCATGTCCAGCGGCTCGCCGACATGGAAGAAGTGCACCGTGCGGTCGTTTTCGTCCTTGCCCTCGCCCTCGGCGCCAAAGATGATGCCCACCTCTTCGGCCGTGGCGGTGGCGACAGCGGCATAGTGGCTGGGGATGGTCTTGACCGGGCGGGGAACGTTGTCGTCCGCGTCCAACACCAGCAAGGGCGAGACATGGGCGCGGCCGAAGGTGCTGGTGCCCTGGTAGACCTGGCGGATGAAGTCGTTGCGCAGGTCGGGCGGGGTTTTCTCGAAGGCGGGGTTGGTGCTGTCGAGGGCGATGTCGGTGATCATGCCGAAGAACAGCCGGCCGCCGCCGTGGATGACCACATAGCGGCCCACGGCCAGTTCTTCCAGCGGCTGGTCGCGGTCGATCTGCACCTCCAGCCCGCTGCTGAGCGACCCGGCCACCACCTGGCCCAGGCGATTGGCGGCGTCGGTCGGGGCGGCCTCGGCGCGAAGAGACTCGAAGAAGGCGTCGGGGTGGGAGAAATCGGGGTCGTTCATGCCGTGACCATCACCTCTGCCCCGACTCCTGCGGCGCCTGGGGCAGGCAGTCCGCGCAACAAGCCTTCAACGCTCAAATCCTCATCGATCTCTGGCCAATGAATGCCAAAGCCGCCACCAGCGACTTGCCAGATGGATCGTTGGTGCGGTGTAGCATGTAGTAGCCGCGGATACCATGCGAGCGGCACAATAATCGTGCGCCCATCTAGTAACTCAACGCGCAGCATGTCCTTTGTGCAACGGACATTTACAACTCTTTCACCTGGATGTACGTCCATATTCCTTGTACCACCTTTCCAGTAGTTCAGCTTATTGCTGGCTGATTATTCTTTCTATCCTGCGTAGTTCATTTCCGCTGAAGCCCAAGTTTCTGGCAAGGGCAACCGGGTTGAGCCAAAATTTGGCCGATAGCTCCTCGCGATCGACATGGACGTGAGGCGGCTCGCCAGCAAGATCGTGGCTGTAGAAATAGAAGCGATAAGGGCCAACGCGCAACACAGTGGGCATAGTGTGAATGGTAATTGTGGTGTGCGTCGCGTGTCAATCGGATCAGCGATTGGCGGCGTCGGTTGGGGCGGCCTCGGCGCGAAGGGATTCGAAGAAGGCGTCGGGATGGGAGAAATCGTGCATTTGTTGACAGTCAAGTATTAACGAGTTATACTATGCTTGAAAATAAACCAGTACGTCTGGTTTTCCCCGTCCCCGACGACAAGGTGGCCAGGTGAGGCCGCCTTCTCTCGCAAAGAGAGATAGTCGGGGATGTTTTATTGCATCAGAGGGTTGGTTGCCAGAGATCGACAACTTCCTTCGCTGGAGTGCGCATGGCAAGCCCGCAAATCGCCTCGACCATGAAATGCTGGCTTGACATGCGCCGCCATCGCTGGCCGATGTAGGTCTTGTCGAAAACAGCTACACGAGCTATAAACTCGACCTGGCTCATGGCGGCAAAGAACGACCGCTTCTGTAAACTCGTCAGGCGATGAAACTTGAACTCGAAGGTCTCTCGCAAATGCAGCTTCTGGCGTAACGCTTTCATTTCGGGAAGAGGGGAGCGCTCAGGCAACCGAACCAACGCCAACACAAAATGGCTCGATGCCCCGTTGGCTACGTCAAAGCCTGGATCACCTGACTCGTCCAAGAAATAGTAGCGTCTCAAAGTCACGCCTGAAATCGCTTGATTACGCCAACCGGCGCAAGATGGCATCCAACCGCGGCAAATCCGCTGCCAGCAGCCGCGCCAGCTCGCGCCCGGCCCGGAGGAGAAAGGCGGTGTCTCGGCCCGGAAGCTGGCTCTCGGCCGCCCGGCGCAGGCCGGCCGCCAGCAGTTCTTCGGTCGGGCAGTGGGCGCTGTTGAGCACAGTGTGAAAATAGCTGAACGGCTCGCCCAAAACCTGCTGCCGTTCGACATCGCTGCAGCCATAGATGGGCTGCAAGGCGCCGGGCGGGCGCGGTGGGATGCGCTGGTAGATAAGCCCCTCCTGCTGGCAGGCGATGGCCAGGGCGCTGATCTCGACCGGCACCTGACGGCGTTGGCGCATGTCTTCGATGCGTTCGGGTTGCAGTTCGGCCGAGGCGGCGACAATCTGGCGGACGAAGGGATCGTCCTCGATCAGAACTTCGTACACCAGCCCATACACCACCGCTCCACCGGCCTCGGCCCGCACCAATTCGCCAAAGGCGGGCAGGGCGGGCGTGTTTTCGGTGGCGCCGAAGGTGAAGGTGCTGGTGCTACTGCGCAGGGTGCGGCCCAGGAAGCCGGGGGGTTCGTTCATAGGAGTGCGTAGTGCGTATTCCGTGTTGCGTATTGCGTATTCGCGAAGAGATGATTCGTTCTATTTGTGTTTTGCCAATTTTTGTTTCAAAAAGGCTTTTTGCGATGATTCTGGCAACATGCCGTTGCGCATCATGGCGATGGATAGCATGTGCTCGAAATCCTGGCGTTCGCCGAATGAGACCAGGGCCAGTTCGTGGGCGCGGGCCAGGACATAAGGATACTCGGTCCCTTCGCAGTCGCGGTAGACGGCCTGCTGCACCTGGTCGAGCCAGTCGGGTCGGGCGGTGAGCCAGTTGGGGGCGTCGATACGGACGATGCGCGCTTCGTCTGACCCTGGCTTGCGGGCCACGTTCAGGTAGAAAAAGTGGATTTCCTGGCCGGCGGTGTTCAGGTCATCGCGATTCACCTTAGCCGTGCTACTGAAGATGGCCGAGCGTTCGTTGGGCGCCAGGAAATCGAACAACAGGCGGTCGGTCAGGCCCTGATAGCGGTGATTGCGCAACCGCTCCTTCTTGATCTCGCGCAGTTCCAACTGCGCCACGTCGAGCATGCGCAAGACGCTGGCCAGATGCGAACGATCGACATAGCCGATGGGGGCGACGCCGCTGGTCTCGAGCGCCCGCAGGTCGTCGATGTAGTCTCTGATCCGCTGCCGCACCTCGGCATCCATCTCCTTCTCGCCCAGCCAGATCAGCAGCGGCCCATCGCTCAGCGCCACCACCAGCCGGTCGAGGTCGCCGCCCCAAAAGGATCGCTCCTCTCTGGCCTGGCGCACCATCTCCTTCATCTCGGCCGTCTCGCGGGCTGCGTTCACCACCCGATTGTCCACCAGCTCTTTGCCATCGTCGTAGATGTCCTCGTGGCGATAGAACACGGACGGGCGTGTGCTGGTGAGGGGGGCCTCGCCGCTGCCCTGGCGGAGGACGATGGCGCCGGTATTGATCAGATAGTAGATGGCCAGGCCGTGCCGGTCGGGATAGATCTGTGAGCCATCGACGCCGATCAAGCTGGCATCGACGGGCGGGGCTTCCGGCTGATGGCGTTCGTCCAGCCGGGCGCTGATGGGCAGCGCCCCGCGCCAACTCAGGTCCTCTTTGGCCGCTCGGTCGATCTTGTCAAGCAAAGCATCATCGACGATGGCGAATTCGGCCAATTTCTGCCGGGCTTCTGCGGCCCGCGCGCCAAGTTCTTGTTGACGCCCCGCCATGTCCCGGCTCATCGTCTCGACTTCATCCATCAATTTGCGCAGTTCGAGCATTGGCGATCCATGATTTATAGATGGCTAGCCAATGAAATGATACTCGGTCTTGAAACGTGATGCGTGATGCGTGAAAATCGTCGACGTTTTCTCACGTTTCACGGTTTACGACCTTCATAACAAATCAACCTAGCGGTCAATAGAACAAATTTTCGGGCGCATCCTATCACAGAAGCTCGGACGGCGGCAAGAGGGAGGGGAGTGGGAGGTCGCAGGTGGCAGGTGGCGGGTGGAAGAGCTTGTCCCTTCGCTCTGCTCAGGGCAGGCTCTGAGTGAAACGAAGGGTGGCGGGCTCGGCGGGGGGCTGGCCGCGCGGCTTCCAGCCGCGGCCAACCTTTAGGTCAAGGCCGCGCTGCTGGTGTACAATTTTTCGTCATCGGAACTTCAACCTGCCCCCCTTCGCCTGCAAGAGGTTCGCATGTCCCAAGCTCTTCAGACCGACGTCAGTATCCTCAACCTCATGGCTGGTCGCCGTGAGCGCAACGCCCCCACCGTTCGCATCGTCGAACCCGCCAGCGGCATAGCCCCCGCCGAGGGTAAGGGCAATCTTTATATCCTGATCGAACTGGCCGGGCCGGAATCGGGTCGGGGCCGGCTGATCCGCGAACTGCTCAACACCATCCAGGAGACCTACTACCAGCAGGCCGACGCCGTGCCCGAGGCATTGACATCGGCGCTGCAGGCGGCGCATGCGCAGCTTCGAGACCATAACCAATACTACGCCACCCACTTTAGCGGCGGCGCCACCTGCCTGGCCGTGAACGGAACTGAGATCGTCTCGGCCCAAGCCGGCCCTACCATCCTGGCCGTGCGCAGCCGCGGCGTGGTGCAGTGGTTTTCACCGCTCAACAACGAGTCCTACCTGTCTTTGGGCGACCAGACCATGCCTTCGGTCGAGATCGGCCGCGTGGCGGGGGAACCGGGCACGGTGGTGGTGGCGATGAACAGCGCCTGGGCCGACCATCTCGAAGTGCCGCTGATGAACGAGGCCCTGGCCATCCCCCAGGCCCAGGCTGTGGCCGACCAGCTGGCGGGGATCGGCATCGGCGTGGGCGAGGAACTGACCCTGATCGTCATCAGCCTCACGGCCGGCCCGGCTGCCCGCCCGGCTGCCCGCCCGGCCCCCCCCGCCCCTGTTGCCGACGCGTCGCTGCCAGAGACTGTCGCCGCCCATCGCCCGTCGCCGCCTACCGATGCTCCGGCCGGCAAAGAAGCCGGCGCAGCGGCGCCGCTCCCCGCCGTCCGCCCTGCACCCGTCCCCGCCAAAGCGCCGAGCGTCCCGGCCGCGCCCGACCGGCGCCCAGCCGCCATCCGTCGCGGCCCACCCTCGCGGCGGCTGCCCTACGCCCTGGCCATCGCCGGTGTCCTGCTCCTGGCCATCCTGGCCATCACGGCCGGCATGTGGTATGTGCAGGGGCGCCAGCGGGCGGAACTTTTCAACCAGTATCTGCAAGGCGCCAACATCCAGTATCAGGCGGCGGCAAACACCGGCGACGAAAACCAGAAGCGCCTATACTTGCAGGCGGCCGATGAGCAACTGAACCAGGCCGCCCTCTTCTTCCCTGAGCACGAAGACCTGGTCAAGATGCGCAGCCAGATCGCCGAAGCCAAAGCCGCCGTCAACCACATCCAGCCGCTGTTGGTAGGTTTCGATCTGCCGCTGATCACCTTCGACGCCGCCAGCCGCGAACCACAGCGCGTTTTCGTCAACGGCCTCAGCGTCTTCGTGCTCGATGCGCAGGCGGGCCTGCTCGAACGCTATCAGATGGACGAAGGCACCGGCGACCGCTTGGCCGGCGACGGCGCGCCCGAGATTCTGGCGCGCAGCGGCGCCGATGTCGGCGGGCGACGCCTGGGCGAACTGGCCGATGCCGTCTGGTCGCCGCCAGCAGGCAATCGTACAGCCACTGGCCCCCTGGTCATCGACCGCAGCAACCAGCTCTTTGGCTACAGCGAGGGCCTGGGAGCGGTCAACGTCACCCTGGCCGCCAATCCCGATCTGGGACTGGTGACGGACATGGAGAACTACAACGGGAACCTTTACCTGCTGGATACGTCTCGATCACAATACTGGCGCTATCGGGCCAGCGGCGAGACCTACGAAAACCCGCCCGAAGCCTATTTCCCGCCCGAAGCCCAGGTCAACCTCAGCACCGTCATCGACTCGGCCATCGACGGCTCCGTCTGGATGCTGAACCCCAACGGCACGGTCTTCAAGTTCTTCAGCGGCGCCCAAGACGCCTTCGCCCTCGATGTCGTCGATCCGCCCCTCACGCAGGCCGTGACCATCTGGGTCAACGACGCCGACCCGCCCGACGGCCGCATCTTCATCGGCGACGCCGCCAGCAACCGCGTCCTCGTCTTCGACAAGCAAGGCAAGCTGCTCAGCCAGCTGATGCCGGCCGGCCATCCAGGCGCTCTCAACACCCTGCGCAGCCTGTTCGTGGACGAAACCAACAACTACCTCTACCTGCTCACCGACTCGGCCCTCTACCAGACGCCGCTGCCGACCATCCCCAACCCCAGTCCGCAGGAACAGCCCGCGAACTGAAACCAGCGCCAGCTCGTGACCCGACTCCAACCTCCTCAACCCCAAAGGCGCGCCCCCGCCCTTTTTTCGGGCGCGCTGCTGGGCTTCCTCCTCGTCGTCTTTCTGGCAGCCTTCGGCTATGCCAGCTATTTGTTCTTCCAGGCTGCCCGCGCCATCGCCCTCAGCACGCCGCAGCTTGCCCAAAGCGATGATCGGCCGGGCGACAGCCAGGCCGGGTCGGGCGCAGGTGCGGACGAACTGTCCGGCGGCCCCGATGGCAATGCCTTCCAGCCAGCTGACGAGACGGACCTGGCTTTTCCGGCCTGGAACACGCCGGGACGCATCAACATCCTCTTTCTGGGCATCGATCAACGTCCTCAGCAGCAGGGCTACTTCCGCACCGACACCATGATCGTGCTCACGGCCGACCCCTCGACCGGCGATGTGGGCATGCTCTCGCTCCCGCGCGACCTGTGGGTGACCATCCCCGGCCGGGGCGAGGAACGCATCAACACCGCCCATGTCTACGGCTACCTGGACAAATACCCTGGCGGCGGCCCCGGCCTGGCCAAAGAGACCGTCTCGCAGTTGCTCAACCAACCGATC
It contains:
- a CDS encoding ATP-binding protein — protein: MNDPDFSHPDAFFESLRAEAAPTDAANRLGQVVAGSLSSGLEVQIDRDQPLEELAVGRYVVIHGGGRLFFGMITDIALDSTNPAFEKTPPDLRNDFIRQVYQGTSTFGRAHVSPLLVLDADDNVPRPVKTIPSHYAAVATATAEEVGIIFGAEGEGKDENDRTVHFFHVGEPLDMENVKITLNLERFVERSSAVFGKSGTGKTFLSRLLLAGIIQNDAAVNLIFDMHNEYGWEGSSEGATQHVKGLKQIFPGKVTIFTLDDESSQRRGSNPDFTVAIGYEHIDPEDLEMLAGVLHLSEAQVGAMYAMRRRLGKTWLGDFMTDEWVDAYLSADESVSGLKALAEDLGQPQQTLAALRRKFERFWRYSFITDKAVEDSVGRILEYLQSGVSVVLEFGRYGSDLGAYLLMANFLTRRVHRQYVEMKEKAFGDKNKGPRPLVITIEEAHKFLEPEIAADTIFGVIARELRKYNVTLLIVDQRPSGIDPEVMSQVGTRVTLALDNEEDIRAVFMGVSGGQELREVLARLDSREQALILGHAVPMPVVIKTRPYDAEFYRQMGHVEGEELQARAAKNQQEMYGRKKNRLT
- a CDS encoding DUF2442 domain-containing protein — protein: MDVHPGERVVNVRCTKDMLRVELLDGRTIIVPLAWYPRLLHATPHQRSIWQVAGGGFGIHWPEIDEDLSVEGLLRGLPAPGAAGVGAEVMVTA
- a CDS encoding DUF4160 domain-containing protein, yielding MPTVLRVGPYRFYFYSHDLAGEPPHVHVDREELSAKFWLNPVALARNLGFSGNELRRIERIISQQ
- a CDS encoding DNA double-strand break repair nuclease NurA: MLELRKLMDEVETMSRDMAGRQQELGARAAEARQKLAEFAIVDDALLDKIDRAAKEDLSWRGALPISARLDERHQPEAPPVDASLIGVDGSQIYPDRHGLAIYYLINTGAIVLRQGSGEAPLTSTRPSVFYRHEDIYDDGKELVDNRVVNAARETAEMKEMVRQAREERSFWGGDLDRLVVALSDGPLLIWLGEKEMDAEVRQRIRDYIDDLRALETSGVAPIGYVDRSHLASVLRMLDVAQLELREIKKERLRNHRYQGLTDRLLFDFLAPNERSAIFSSTAKVNRDDLNTAGQEIHFFYLNVARKPGSDEARIVRIDAPNWLTARPDWLDQVQQAVYRDCEGTEYPYVLARAHELALVSFGERQDFEHMLSIAMMRNGMLPESSQKAFLKQKLAKHK
- a CDS encoding 6-bladed beta-propeller → MSQALQTDVSILNLMAGRRERNAPTVRIVEPASGIAPAEGKGNLYILIELAGPESGRGRLIRELLNTIQETYYQQADAVPEALTSALQAAHAQLRDHNQYYATHFSGGATCLAVNGTEIVSAQAGPTILAVRSRGVVQWFSPLNNESYLSLGDQTMPSVEIGRVAGEPGTVVVAMNSAWADHLEVPLMNEALAIPQAQAVADQLAGIGIGVGEELTLIVISLTAGPAARPAARPAPPAPVADASLPETVAAHRPSPPTDAPAGKEAGAAAPLPAVRPAPVPAKAPSVPAAPDRRPAAIRRGPPSRRLPYALAIAGVLLLAILAITAGMWYVQGRQRAELFNQYLQGANIQYQAAANTGDENQKRLYLQAADEQLNQAALFFPEHEDLVKMRSQIAEAKAAVNHIQPLLVGFDLPLITFDAASREPQRVFVNGLSVFVLDAQAGLLERYQMDEGTGDRLAGDGAPEILARSGADVGGRRLGELADAVWSPPAGNRTATGPLVIDRSNQLFGYSEGLGAVNVTLAANPDLGLVTDMENYNGNLYLLDTSRSQYWRYRASGETYENPPEAYFPPEAQVNLSTVIDSAIDGSVWMLNPNGTVFKFFSGAQDAFALDVVDPPLTQAVTIWVNDADPPDGRIFIGDAASNRVLVFDKQGKLLSQLMPAGHPGALNTLRSLFVDETNNYLYLLTDSALYQTPLPTIPNPSPQEQPAN